Proteins co-encoded in one Actinomadura luteofluorescens genomic window:
- a CDS encoding TetR/AcrR family transcriptional regulator, with the protein MGTAGRSVRESLLDAAADLLVERGYRAVRMRDVASAAGVSRQTVYNEFGDKWGLAQAVVIRDNERYLDGIDAVLSEHADLYSAVVAAVTFTLETSADDQLKKAVLTGAGGDEMLPLLTTQAEPVLFSASARIAEHALRQWPDLDRAALTEIADAAVRLTMSHIMLPSGPPEVFAHFVARMVTAYMAAPRQ; encoded by the coding sequence ATGGGCACCGCCGGCCGTTCCGTGCGCGAATCCCTGCTGGACGCCGCCGCGGACCTCCTGGTGGAGCGCGGCTACCGGGCCGTCCGCATGCGGGACGTCGCGTCCGCCGCCGGGGTGAGCCGGCAGACCGTCTACAACGAGTTCGGCGACAAGTGGGGCCTGGCGCAGGCGGTCGTGATCCGCGACAACGAGCGCTACCTCGACGGCATCGACGCGGTGCTGTCCGAGCACGCCGACCTGTACTCGGCGGTGGTCGCCGCGGTCACGTTCACGCTGGAGACCTCCGCCGACGACCAGCTGAAGAAGGCGGTGCTGACGGGCGCGGGCGGCGACGAGATGCTGCCGCTGCTCACCACGCAGGCCGAGCCTGTGCTGTTCTCCGCCAGCGCCCGCATCGCCGAGCACGCCCTGCGCCAGTGGCCGGATCTGGACCGCGCCGCGCTCACCGAGATCGCCGACGCGGCCGTGCGCCTGACGATGAGCCACATCATGCTCCCGTCCGGGCCACCGGAGGTCTTCGCCCACTTCGTCGCCCGCATGGTGACCGCCTACATGGCCGCCCCGCGTCAGTGA
- a CDS encoding ROK family transcriptional regulator: MPERRRRTVRDLRRANRSVLLRRLYFDGPLSRQDLARATGLSPASVSNVVSELIEAGLVVEAGSVESDGGRPRVLLETAAGYGHLVGVDVGETRVMVELFDLGLTQLAKADLPLGDGGRDARAVVRHILDGLPAVVEGASVDPASVIGVGVGVPGMVEHGPEAVVHCQTIGWEGVPLERMLREGTRLPLFVDNGASSLGQAEMWFGAGRGHRDAVVALIGSGVGAAVMIDGSPYRGAAGGAGEWGHTTSRVGGAPCRCGSRGCLESYVGATALLERYGAAGGPAEAGEEAALAGLLADPSEAAAALREDVAEHLGAGIADLVNLFSPEKIIIGGWAGLLIGGRMLDRIVAAAAAYALRRPFARTSIELCHLGPEAVAVGAATLPLAHLLDGGEPAGARWPGGGPRGIMTY; encoded by the coding sequence ATGCCGGAACGGCGCCGGAGGACCGTGCGCGACCTGCGCCGCGCCAACCGGTCGGTGCTGCTGCGGCGGCTGTACTTCGACGGGCCGCTCAGCCGCCAGGACCTGGCCCGCGCGACCGGCCTCAGCCCCGCGTCGGTCAGCAACGTGGTGAGCGAGCTGATCGAGGCCGGGCTCGTCGTGGAGGCGGGCAGCGTCGAGTCCGACGGCGGGCGGCCGCGCGTGCTGCTGGAGACCGCGGCCGGTTACGGCCACCTCGTCGGCGTGGACGTCGGTGAGACGCGGGTGATGGTCGAGCTGTTCGACCTGGGGCTGACCCAGCTCGCCAAGGCCGACCTGCCCCTCGGCGACGGCGGCCGCGACGCGCGCGCCGTCGTCCGGCACATCCTGGACGGCCTGCCGGCGGTCGTCGAGGGCGCGTCGGTCGACCCGGCGTCCGTCATCGGCGTGGGCGTCGGCGTCCCCGGCATGGTCGAGCACGGGCCGGAGGCGGTCGTGCACTGCCAGACCATCGGCTGGGAGGGCGTTCCGCTGGAGCGGATGCTGCGCGAGGGCACCCGCCTGCCGCTGTTCGTCGACAACGGCGCGTCGTCGCTCGGCCAGGCGGAGATGTGGTTCGGCGCGGGGCGCGGGCACCGGGACGCGGTCGTCGCCCTGATCGGATCCGGTGTCGGCGCCGCCGTGATGATCGACGGCTCGCCGTACCGGGGCGCGGCCGGCGGCGCGGGCGAGTGGGGCCACACGACGTCCCGGGTCGGCGGCGCGCCGTGCCGGTGCGGGTCCCGCGGCTGCCTCGAGTCCTATGTCGGCGCGACCGCCCTGCTGGAGCGCTACGGCGCCGCGGGCGGCCCGGCCGAAGCCGGCGAGGAGGCGGCCCTCGCCGGGCTGCTGGCCGACCCGTCCGAGGCGGCGGCCGCGCTGCGCGAGGACGTCGCCGAGCACCTCGGCGCGGGCATCGCCGACCTGGTCAACCTGTTCAGCCCGGAGAAGATCATCATCGGCGGCTGGGCGGGGCTGCTGATCGGCGGCCGGATGCTGGACCGGATCGTCGCGGCCGCCGCCGCCTACGCGCTGCGGCGGCCGTTCGCGCGGACCTCGATCGAGCTGTGCCACCTCGGACCGGAGGCGGTCGCCGTGGGCGCCGCGACCCTCCCGCTCGCGCACCTGCTCGACGGCGGCGAACCGGCGGGCGCGCGATGGCCCGGCGGCGGCCCACGGGGGATAATGACGTACTGA
- a CDS encoding acetyl-CoA carboxylase family protein: MGGILVANRGEVALRVVRAASELGLRTVAVHTRDDAASPHARRADEARVLPGDGAAGYLDADALVAAAKDAGATAVHPGYGFLSENARFAAACAAAGLTFVGPRPELLELFGDKTRSRGLAQEAGVPVTPGTPAAASLADAEAFAREHGTVVIKALAGGGGRGMRVAAGPAAVADAYERCRAEALASFGRGELYAEKYVPRARHIEVQVAGDGSGAVTHLWDRDCSVQRRHQKLIEIAPAPALPGGVRDALLDAALRMAARVRYESLGTFEFLVDGEEFWFLEANPRLQVEHTLTEEITGVDLVKAQIRLAAGEDLAAVGLAAPPRASGCAVQVRVNAETIGADGAPRPSAGTLTAFAPPSGPGVRVDTHGHAGHRTSPRYDPLLAKVIARAEDLPSAAARAHGALGEFEIAGVATSIPLLQGVLRHPGFTSGGAGTSFIADHLAELLESEHRRYYAETALSDAGPEAAAVPDAPPGTVAIPAPTQGTVVSVEVAEGDLVGAGAPVLILEAMKMEHVVRAGEAGIVRALAAAPGDTVAEGAPLLFTEPAEGGGDHAAEDEAADLDLIRADLAETLRRHEIGLDAARPEAVARRHARGHRTARENIGDLCDPGTFVEYGALVIAAQRRRRSLDDLVERTPADGMVCGIGDVDGAQAVVMSYDYTVLAGTQGHLNHRKTDRMLDIAHRRRLPLVLFAEGGGGRPGDTDTTTVSGLDVTTFHAMGRLSGAVPSVGVANGRCFAGNAALLGCCDVIIATRDANIGMGGPAMIEGGGLGAVTPEEIGPVADQEPNGVIDIVVDDEAEAVRAARRYLSYFRGPADDWSCGDQRVLRHLVPENRLRAYDVRRAVAHLADTGSVLELRRAFGVGIVTALVRIEGRPMGLIASNPAHLGGAIDRDAADKAARFLQLCDAHGLPVVSLCDTPGFMVGPDAERTATVRHFSRLFVIGANLRVPMVTIVLRKGYGLGAQAMAGGGFTTPLATLAWPTGEIGGMGLEGAVRLGFRKELEAAEDPRAMFEQMVAAAYEHGKALHAATVFELDDVIDPADTRRWITAVLAAAPPADDRPRPWIDTW; encoded by the coding sequence GTGGGCGGGATCCTTGTGGCCAACCGGGGCGAGGTCGCGCTGCGGGTCGTCCGGGCCGCGTCCGAGCTGGGCCTGCGGACGGTCGCCGTGCACACCCGCGACGACGCCGCCTCACCGCACGCCCGGCGCGCCGACGAGGCGCGCGTCCTGCCCGGCGACGGGGCCGCCGGGTACCTCGACGCGGACGCGCTCGTCGCCGCCGCGAAGGACGCCGGCGCCACGGCCGTCCACCCCGGCTACGGCTTCCTGAGCGAGAACGCGCGCTTCGCCGCCGCCTGCGCCGCGGCCGGGCTGACCTTCGTCGGCCCGCGCCCGGAGCTGCTGGAGCTGTTCGGCGACAAGACGAGGTCGCGCGGCCTGGCACAGGAGGCGGGGGTGCCCGTGACCCCCGGCACGCCCGCCGCGGCGAGCCTCGCCGATGCCGAGGCGTTCGCCCGCGAGCACGGCACCGTCGTGATCAAGGCGCTCGCGGGCGGCGGCGGGCGCGGCATGCGCGTCGCCGCCGGGCCCGCCGCCGTCGCGGACGCCTACGAGCGGTGCCGGGCGGAGGCGCTCGCCTCCTTCGGCCGCGGCGAGCTGTACGCCGAGAAGTACGTCCCGCGGGCCCGCCACATCGAGGTGCAGGTCGCGGGCGACGGCTCCGGCGCCGTCACCCACCTGTGGGACCGCGACTGCAGCGTCCAGCGCCGCCACCAGAAGCTGATCGAGATCGCTCCCGCGCCCGCGCTGCCCGGAGGCGTCAGGGACGCTCTGCTGGACGCCGCCCTGCGCATGGCGGCCCGGGTCCGCTACGAGAGCCTCGGCACCTTCGAGTTCCTCGTCGACGGGGAGGAGTTCTGGTTCCTGGAGGCCAACCCCCGGCTCCAGGTCGAGCACACCTTGACCGAGGAGATCACCGGCGTCGACCTGGTGAAGGCGCAGATCAGGCTGGCGGCGGGGGAGGACCTCGCCGCGGTGGGCCTGGCCGCGCCGCCGCGGGCGTCCGGCTGCGCCGTCCAGGTGCGGGTCAACGCCGAGACGATCGGCGCGGACGGCGCGCCGCGCCCGAGCGCCGGGACGCTCACCGCGTTCGCGCCGCCGTCCGGGCCCGGCGTCCGCGTCGACACCCACGGGCACGCCGGCCACCGCACGAGCCCGCGCTACGACCCGCTGCTCGCCAAGGTCATCGCCCGCGCGGAGGACCTGCCGTCCGCCGCCGCCCGCGCGCACGGCGCGCTCGGCGAGTTCGAGATCGCGGGCGTGGCGACGAGCATCCCGCTGCTGCAGGGCGTGCTGCGCCACCCCGGCTTCACCTCCGGCGGCGCGGGCACGTCCTTCATCGCCGACCACCTGGCCGAGCTGCTGGAGAGCGAGCACCGCCGGTACTACGCCGAGACGGCCCTGAGCGACGCCGGGCCCGAGGCCGCGGCCGTCCCGGACGCGCCGCCCGGCACGGTCGCGATCCCCGCGCCGACGCAGGGGACGGTCGTGAGCGTCGAGGTGGCCGAGGGCGACCTCGTCGGGGCCGGGGCGCCGGTGCTGATCCTCGAAGCGATGAAGATGGAGCACGTCGTCCGCGCGGGGGAGGCGGGCATCGTCCGGGCCCTGGCCGCCGCGCCCGGCGACACCGTCGCCGAGGGCGCGCCGCTGCTGTTCACCGAGCCCGCCGAGGGCGGCGGCGACCACGCCGCCGAGGACGAGGCGGCCGACCTCGACCTGATCCGCGCCGACCTCGCCGAGACGCTGCGCCGGCACGAGATCGGGCTCGACGCGGCCCGCCCCGAGGCGGTGGCCAGGCGGCACGCGCGTGGCCACCGCACCGCGCGGGAGAACATCGGCGACCTGTGCGACCCGGGGACGTTCGTCGAGTACGGCGCGCTCGTCATCGCGGCGCAGCGGCGGCGCCGCTCCCTAGACGACCTCGTCGAGCGCACTCCCGCCGACGGCATGGTCTGCGGCATCGGGGACGTCGACGGCGCGCAGGCCGTCGTGATGTCCTACGACTACACGGTCCTCGCCGGGACGCAGGGCCATCTGAACCACCGCAAGACCGACCGCATGCTCGACATCGCCCACCGCCGCCGCCTGCCGCTGGTGCTGTTCGCCGAGGGCGGCGGGGGACGCCCCGGCGACACCGACACCACGACCGTCTCCGGCCTGGACGTGACGACGTTCCACGCGATGGGGCGGCTCAGCGGCGCCGTCCCGTCCGTCGGCGTCGCGAACGGGCGCTGCTTCGCGGGGAACGCGGCCCTGCTCGGCTGCTGCGACGTCATCATCGCCACCCGGGACGCCAACATCGGCATGGGCGGGCCCGCCATGATCGAGGGCGGCGGGCTCGGCGCCGTCACGCCCGAGGAGATCGGCCCGGTCGCCGACCAGGAGCCGAACGGCGTCATCGACATCGTGGTGGACGACGAGGCCGAGGCGGTCCGGGCGGCGCGCCGCTACCTGTCCTACTTCCGGGGCCCGGCGGACGACTGGTCCTGCGGCGACCAGCGCGTCCTGCGGCACCTCGTCCCGGAGAACCGGCTGCGCGCCTACGACGTCCGCCGCGCCGTCGCCCACCTCGCCGACACCGGGTCGGTGCTGGAGCTGCGCCGCGCGTTCGGCGTCGGGATCGTCACCGCGCTGGTCCGGATCGAGGGCCGCCCGATGGGCCTGATCGCCAGCAACCCGGCGCATCTCGGCGGCGCCATCGACCGCGACGCCGCGGACAAGGCCGCCCGGTTCCTGCAGCTGTGCGACGCGCACGGGCTGCCGGTGGTGTCCCTGTGCGACACCCCCGGTTTCATGGTCGGACCCGATGCCGAGCGGACCGCCACCGTCCGGCATTTCAGCCGCCTGTTCGTCATCGGCGCCAACCTGCGCGTCCCGATGGTCACGATCGTGCTGCGCAAGGGCTACGGGCTCGGCGCGCAGGCGATGGCGGGCGGCGGGTTCACGACGCCGCTCGCGACCCTCGCCTGGCCCACCGGCGAGATCGGCGGCATGGGGCTGGAGGGCGCGGTCCGGCTCGGGTTCCGCAAGGAGCTGGAGGCCGCCGAGGACCCGCGGGCGATGTTCGAGCAGATGGTCGCCGCGGCCTACGAGCACGGCAAGGCGCTCCACGCCGCCACCGTGTTCGAGCTGGACGACGTGATCGACCCCGCCGACACACGGCGGTGGATCACCGCCGTGCTGGCCGCCGCCCCGCCCGCCGACGACCGTCCCCGCCCGTGGATCGACACGTGGTGA
- a CDS encoding ATP-binding cassette domain-containing protein produces MAAAEGLRVRDVTVRFGPLTAVDGAGLTAPPGTVTGLVGPSGAGKTTLCDVITGLRRPAAGAVLLDDADLTRSAARERARRGIARTFQRAGATGSATVREAVQAAAARHAMTREQPGRTARDRWRRRFEARRDAGAVADALLARVGIQDHADRTARDAPPGVAGLTDLARALATDPAVLVLDEPWTGLPERHARALEVLLRDLAGDGLAVLVVEDEIEPVLGVCDVLHVLDDGRVIAAGPPAEVRADPRVRDAYRDAHRAGPPVTTCRSTGGDGRRRAGRRPARR; encoded by the coding sequence ATGGCCGCTGCGGAGGGCCTGCGGGTGCGGGACGTGACGGTCCGGTTCGGCCCGCTGACGGCGGTCGACGGGGCGGGGCTGACCGCCCCGCCCGGCACGGTCACCGGCCTGGTCGGCCCGAGCGGCGCCGGCAAGACGACGCTGTGCGACGTGATCACGGGGCTGCGGCGGCCGGCGGCGGGCGCCGTCCTGCTCGACGACGCCGACCTGACGCGCAGCGCGGCGCGGGAGCGGGCCCGGCGCGGCATCGCCCGCACGTTCCAGCGGGCGGGCGCGACCGGATCGGCGACCGTCCGGGAGGCCGTCCAGGCCGCCGCCGCCCGGCACGCGATGACGCGGGAGCAGCCGGGGCGCACGGCGCGGGACCGGTGGCGGCGCCGCTTCGAGGCGCGCCGCGACGCGGGCGCCGTCGCCGACGCGCTGCTCGCCCGGGTCGGCATCCAGGACCACGCGGACCGGACCGCCCGGGACGCGCCGCCCGGCGTCGCCGGGTTGACGGACCTGGCCCGGGCCCTCGCCACCGACCCGGCCGTGCTCGTGCTGGACGAGCCGTGGACGGGCCTTCCGGAGCGGCACGCCCGGGCGCTGGAGGTCCTGCTGCGCGACCTGGCCGGGGACGGGCTGGCGGTGCTGGTCGTCGAGGACGAGATCGAGCCGGTGCTCGGCGTCTGCGACGTCCTGCACGTCCTGGACGACGGCAGGGTGATCGCCGCCGGGCCCCCGGCGGAGGTGCGGGCCGATCCCCGCGTGCGCGACGCCTACCGAGACGCCCACCGCGCCGGCCCGCCCGTCACCACGTGTCGATCCACGGGCGGGGACGGTCGTCGGCGGGCGGGGCGGCGGCCAGCACGGCGGTGA